From one Streptomyces sp. N50 genomic stretch:
- a CDS encoding D-cysteine desulfhydrase family protein has product MMYGMSDPHSAPHVELATFPTPVEPAPRLATAIGLGPDDLWIKRDDLTGLGGGGNKIRKLEWTVGAALAEGADTLVTTGAPQSNHARLTAAAGARLGLDVVLVLRGSPGASHSGNLALDGLFGARIAWAGEVDQAGLDEAAAEVCGQVRKTGARPALIPFGGSSALGARGYVRCGEELRRQLPDLRTAVVALGSGGTMAGLAVALGTDAVLGVDVGALPEPTPAVREFACLPPSEVLRVRHDQIGDGYGTLTAATAEALTLAARTAGLVLDPTYTGRAMAGLIAAVRDGDIRPGERTVFVHTGGLPGLFGHAEAVAFAEGQVVPYEA; this is encoded by the coding sequence ATGATGTACGGCATGAGCGACCCGCACAGCGCCCCGCACGTGGAACTGGCCACCTTCCCCACCCCCGTCGAACCGGCCCCGCGACTCGCCACCGCGATCGGGCTCGGCCCGGACGACCTGTGGATCAAGCGCGACGACCTGACCGGACTCGGAGGCGGCGGCAACAAGATCCGCAAGCTGGAGTGGACCGTGGGCGCGGCGCTCGCCGAGGGCGCGGACACCCTGGTCACGACCGGCGCCCCGCAGAGCAACCACGCCCGCCTGACCGCGGCCGCCGGAGCCCGGCTGGGCCTGGACGTGGTGCTGGTGCTGCGCGGCTCGCCGGGCGCGTCGCACTCGGGGAACCTCGCCCTCGACGGGCTGTTCGGCGCGCGGATCGCCTGGGCGGGCGAGGTCGACCAGGCCGGACTGGACGAGGCTGCGGCCGAGGTCTGCGGGCAAGTACGCAAGACCGGCGCCAGGCCGGCGCTGATCCCGTTCGGCGGCTCCAGCGCGCTCGGCGCGCGCGGCTATGTGCGCTGCGGCGAGGAGCTGCGCCGACAGCTCCCCGATCTGCGTACCGCCGTCGTCGCACTCGGCTCGGGCGGCACGATGGCGGGATTGGCGGTCGCGCTCGGGACGGACGCGGTCCTCGGGGTCGACGTGGGCGCACTGCCCGAACCGACCCCCGCCGTAAGGGAGTTCGCGTGCCTGCCTCCATCGGAGGTCCTACGGGTACGACACGACCAGATCGGCGACGGCTACGGCACCCTCACCGCCGCCACCGCCGAGGCCCTCACCCTCGCCGCCCGCACCGCCGGGCTCGTCCTCGACCCGACGTACACGGGACGCGCGATGGCCGGCCTGATCGCGGCCGTCCGGGACGGCGACATCAGGCCGGGCGAGCGGACCGTGTTCGTGCACACGGGCGGGCTGCCCGGACTGTTCGGGCACGCGGAGGCGGTCGCGTTCGCCGAGGGGCAGGTCGTCCCGTACGAGGCATGA
- a CDS encoding SDR family oxidoreductase: MTNIEGSVVLVTGGSRGIGRALVEALYERGAKKVYATARDPKTVTHPDAVPLALEVSDPASVAAAAEQAQDVTIVINNAGASVNANFLDSPVEDVRREFETNFYGPLLVTRAFVPIIERNGGGHLLNVHSVLSWVGVLGSYSASKAALWSQTNSLRLDLKPRGIDVTGLHVGYVDTDMAAHVDGPKSTPESVAAQALDGIESGAFEVLADELTRQVKAGLSAEGGALYPQLAA; this comes from the coding sequence ATGACGAACATCGAAGGCTCCGTCGTCCTCGTCACCGGCGGCAGCCGCGGCATCGGCCGGGCGCTGGTCGAGGCGCTGTACGAGCGCGGCGCGAAGAAGGTCTACGCGACCGCCCGCGACCCGAAGACCGTCACGCACCCGGACGCGGTACCGCTGGCGCTGGAGGTCAGCGACCCCGCCTCCGTCGCGGCGGCCGCCGAACAGGCGCAGGACGTCACGATCGTGATCAACAACGCCGGCGCGTCCGTCAACGCGAACTTCCTGGACTCGCCCGTCGAGGACGTCCGCCGCGAGTTCGAGACCAACTTCTACGGACCCCTGCTCGTCACCCGCGCCTTCGTGCCGATCATCGAGCGCAACGGCGGCGGCCACCTCCTCAACGTCCACTCGGTGCTGTCCTGGGTCGGTGTCCTGGGCTCCTACAGCGCGTCCAAGGCGGCCCTCTGGTCGCAGACCAACTCCCTGCGCCTGGACCTGAAGCCGCGCGGGATCGACGTCACCGGACTGCATGTCGGCTACGTCGACACGGACATGGCCGCGCATGTCGACGGGCCGAAGTCCACTCCCGAGAGCGTGGCGGCGCAGGCCCTCGACGGCATCGAGTCCGGCGCCTTCGAGGTGCTGGCCGACGAACTGACCCGCCAGGTCAAGGCCGGGCTCTCCGCCGAAGGCGGCGCGCTGTACCCGCAGTTGGCGGCCTAG
- a CDS encoding cupin domain-containing protein: MLEVKTVDKPDERRDFPRGHLEAVHLSGLDFAVGTFEPGWRWSESVAPIAGTESCQIHHNGYVVQGRMHLRMDDGGEGEVGPGDVFVCPPGHDAWVVGDEQVIVYDFAGAMATDYAKAK; the protein is encoded by the coding sequence ATGCTGGAAGTGAAGACGGTCGACAAGCCGGACGAGCGACGGGACTTCCCCCGCGGCCACCTCGAAGCGGTCCACCTCAGCGGACTCGACTTCGCCGTGGGCACCTTCGAACCGGGCTGGCGCTGGTCCGAGTCGGTGGCTCCGATCGCGGGCACCGAGAGTTGCCAGATCCATCACAACGGTTACGTGGTGCAGGGGCGCATGCATCTCCGCATGGACGACGGCGGCGAGGGCGAGGTCGGCCCCGGCGACGTCTTCGTGTGCCCGCCCGGACACGACGCGTGGGTGGTCGGCGACGAGCAGGTGATCGTGTACGACTTCGCCGGTGCCATGGCCACGGACTACGCGAAGGCCAAGTGA
- a CDS encoding pyridoxal-phosphate dependent enzyme: MTTTPPITLDDVLDAAARIKGVAHRTPVLRSRTLDQLVGAEVHLKCENFQRIGAFKFRGAYNAASRLTPEQLACGIAAYSSGNHAQAVALAARELGTTAVILMPEDVPASKRAATEGYGAEVVTYDRYSGDRVAIGEALAAERGLALIPPYEHPHVMAGQGTAALELVEEVGELDAVLVPVGGGGLIAGTATAVKGLHPRTRVIGVEPEAGDDTKRSLEAGHRVSIPVPRTIADGQAADVPGELTFSVNQRLVDEIALVGDEEIKDAMRFAFERLKIVIEPSGATPLAALLAGRAGQLPGRVGMIVSGGNIDSGRFAALCASGGPS, from the coding sequence GTGACCACCACCCCGCCCATCACCCTCGACGACGTCCTCGACGCCGCCGCCCGGATCAAGGGCGTCGCGCACCGCACACCGGTGCTGCGTTCCCGCACCCTCGATCAACTCGTCGGCGCCGAGGTGCACTTGAAGTGCGAGAACTTCCAGCGGATCGGCGCCTTCAAGTTCCGCGGCGCCTACAACGCGGCCTCCCGGCTGACGCCCGAGCAACTCGCGTGCGGTATCGCCGCCTACTCCTCCGGCAATCACGCCCAGGCCGTCGCCCTCGCCGCCCGGGAACTCGGCACCACGGCGGTGATCCTCATGCCCGAGGACGTCCCCGCCTCCAAGCGGGCCGCCACCGAGGGATACGGCGCCGAGGTCGTCACGTACGACCGCTACAGCGGCGACCGCGTCGCCATCGGCGAGGCCCTGGCCGCCGAGCGGGGGCTCGCCCTCATCCCGCCCTACGAGCATCCGCACGTCATGGCGGGGCAGGGCACGGCGGCACTCGAACTCGTCGAGGAGGTGGGGGAGTTGGACGCCGTGCTGGTGCCCGTGGGCGGCGGCGGGCTGATCGCCGGGACGGCCACCGCCGTCAAGGGGCTGCACCCGCGCACCCGTGTGATCGGCGTCGAACCGGAGGCCGGGGACGACACCAAGCGGTCCCTGGAGGCAGGCCATCGCGTCTCCATCCCGGTGCCGCGTACCATCGCCGACGGGCAAGCGGCCGATGTTCCCGGCGAGTTGACGTTCTCGGTGAACCAACGGCTGGTCGACGAGATCGCGTTGGTCGGCGACGAGGAGATCAAGGACGCGATGCGCTTCGCCTTCGAGCGGCTGAAGATCGTCATCGAGCCCAGCGGCGCCACCCCCTTGGCCGCGCTCCTCGCCGGGCGTGCGGGCCAACTCCCGGGCCGGGTGGGCATGATCGTCTCGGGCGGCAACATCGACAGCGGGCGGTTCGCCGCGCTGTGCGCGAGCGGCGGCCCCTCCTGA